In Brassica napus cultivar Da-Ae chromosome A3, Da-Ae, whole genome shotgun sequence, the sequence TGTATGTCACTTtatcaacaaacaaaaaaaagaaaaaaaatgtgtgtCACTGTCGTCCCCCATCCTCAGTTTGGCGGGCTCGAGGACATGTTTTCGAATAATCCTTCAGAGCTAACAGAACAATCCGTCATTGAAACTTAACAGCGTTACATTGACTGTGTGCTAGCTGGTAGACACATCGGTGACGCTAAGCACCAGCTGGCGTGATCAGTGTTTGCATTTATCTCCATTTCCTTGCCGACTTCTTTAGTTAAAATCTTTCTATTTTCCtagtattatttttgttatgttCCTAAatatccttttatttttttcatttatgtaTTATAGAGCGTTCACcagttgaaaaatatataatcattctGAAAAACATTTGACTTTTCTTTAGAAAACTATTTGAGAGTGAGAGGCATGACTTAGAATAATATGCATGTATTGCTTCAGTGCAATGTATGTAATCAGTGGTTCCGTAGGTCCGAACGGTACGGAGCATGTGGAATCGCGCAATGGTCTacgaaattaaaaatgaaataggGAGTACTAGAAAGTAGTTATGAgtattaatttgttttgtttgatgaACTAAAATGATTAAATAGTAATCccaaaagagaaaagagaactATGACAGGCTTTTCAAAGATACCcgttaacaaaaacaaaaaaattgccAAGCTCTGCATTTAGAGGGttttcataataataataaatttccatttatttgtattttgttctTTTCATGAAAACCTCTTTTCCATCTCTTTTCAAATCTCAACACGCAACGCAAGAACTAGGCTTGTAATATTCGTTTCATTTAAATAAGAATAGGCTATTGTCACACAAGATTACTTTATCTGCTTGTAAGTTATAAACTTATAGTATTACAGAAAGTTATAAATATTACGATAAATATGGTGGCTTAGAGAAAAGGTTTTGCTGGCTTGATAAATACATTCAACTTCACAAGACGATTTTGGCCTCGATCGTGATGTTTTTTAGAACGAAAGTTGAAAACCTAGGTGGCATTTTCTCTCGTTTAttcctttttgttttcattttagtTAGTCAAAGACACAAATATGTATGTATAACTGAtttgccaaaaaaaacaaagtcaGTGATTTgtctaattatatattttgaaatactcTTTTATTGGCTAAACACCTTTTCTAAAATCCTCATATAGATTAAAGTATAAATACGTAAGCAATTACCATCACAATTTAGAAATTGATCATTTGAGCGGCAAATTTAATGCTACTGGTCTGTACAACGCCCCTAGAAGTGGGTTTGGTAAATGAAAtatgcaaaaaataatattaataaaaaataatttacatgTCGTGCATTGAATATTGTACGAAGGTTTAGTGCTAAATTCTAATAATAGCCTGCTTATGCTATTGTATAGCTTGTGATTAATAAATGTtgcaagaaaattaaatttgataGAGTAACATTTAGGGAACATGAGTGAACGTGCTTGAATCTGCATGCCTTGACATTTTGGGGAAATGAATTAAACCATATACTAATACATCACGTCAGAGGCTATTGATAAATGATCATGTTAGTGTACGCATTTCATTTGCTGGATGCTTCGTTTTCAAAATTAGAGcaatttctctatattttatgtagtaaacttgtttttttttgaaactggaaaacaaaagtttatgtAGTAAACTTTAACAAATACAATGTATCATATAAATACATTGATAGTTCGTTATCATCAACATTAAGCAATACAGTACatgataaatatttcaaattatctAAAAGTATACGACAAGTCTTAAATAATAAGTTTGGTTTCGAATAGTGTGTgttcaaaactcaaagtcaactATTTTAGTCTACTTAAAgttatataaatgattaataaataaGAATTAAAATTCGATGAAACACAGTATTTGTCATCTCAGCGACAAGCAGCCGTGAGGACACGGGagtgaagaagagagaaagagactcGTGATGAAGATCAATGTCATAATCTCAGAGGGGTTAGTTAATCTGTAACCAATCAAGTTTAATCACattcataacaaaataaaaactatatattatatgatttttatttcacCTTCATTCTTTGCTTCGCCccttttttctatttattattttacaagatctattttatttctctctcttctggcttctctctctctctctttcttcttcttctctctgaaCAGTACTTGACTtgtgaaaagaaagaagaagaaggtgaggGAAGCCAATAGATTCAAAAGTAGGAGGATATGTCTCATTCTAGAAGGCTTTCGTTAGAACCTGCCATAGACTCAACCTCAAGAAGGTTTCGTGACTCTTTGACTTTACAGAGACACGACGATGACGTCAACAAACCAGACTTCAGAGAACTCGATCTCGGCTCTCCTGTCTCCACCTTAACGCCACGTGTCTCCTCCTCCTCAGCTGCGGCGACTCCCACCAGCAGCTCCGGCTCCTCAGGCTCTGTTTCTGGCAAACCGTCGGTGACTTCTCAGATGGTGAAAAGCCACTCCGGCGAGATTTCGAGATCCGCAATGCCGACGACGACGACCCGGAATCTCAAACCGGGTCATCGAAGATCCTCCTCCACCGGAACGCCGTTGATCTTCTCCGGCTCTAGCTTCTACTCTGGAGCCAGCCAAAGCTCCGGCGCCACGTCCGCGGTGTCTCCGAGCCCGACCGTTTTACCCGCCGGCAACATTTGCCCGTCGGGTCGGATCTTGAAAACCGGAATGGCGACTCGGAGCTCGACCAGAGCCGAGACTCTGTGGACAGGAACCGGAAACTACGGTCACGGAAACGTAGTAAAAAGCGGCGGAGGAAGCACCGGAAAGACAAACCACGCGGTGGCGAACGGTGAGAGCTCGGAGGAGCTGAAGAGACTAGGGAACGATATGTACAGAAGAGGAAGCTTCTCAGAAGCTCTGTCGTTTTACGACAGAGCAATCTCACTGTCGCCGGAGAATGCTTCTTACAGAAGCAACCGCGCGGCGGCGTTAACGGCGTTAAGGCGGTTAGGAGAAGCCGTTAAAGAGTGTCTTGAAGCTGTAAGGCTTGATCCGTCTTACTCTAGAGCTCACCAAAGACTAGCTTCACTCTATCTCAGGTAATGATGAATCTTGTGTGTTTGTAAGTTTAAAGACTGAGTTTGATTGATCTTGTCTTTGTCGGTTTAGACTGGGAGAAGCTGAGAATGCAAGGCGACATCTTTGTTTCTCCGGTCAATGTCCGGACCAAGCTGATCTCCAACGGCTGCAGACGCTGGAGAAGCATCTCCGGAGATGCTGGGAGGCTAGGAAGATCGGAGATTGGAGAACCGCGGTTAAGGAAACCGATGCAGCCATTGCAAACGGTGCTGATTCGTCTCCTCAGGTCAGAGATCATCGCTATAGCATAAGCATTTttgcttttaatgattattagCTAACAGTCTTTGATTCTGACAGCTTGTAGCTTGTAAAGCTGAAGCTTTGTTGCGTCTTAACCAAATAGAGGAATCAGAGTTTTGTCTTTCTTGCATTCCAAGACTAGATCATGATCAATCACAGGCCAAACTATTTGGTATGGTAGCTGAAGCTTATGTGCTATGTATCCAAGCGCAAGTTGATATGGCATTAGGAAGGTGAGAGCTTTTTTCGAAACTTGCTAATGTTACTTTGATTGATTCTATTCGGTGAGTGAGTAGAGATGATAGGTTTGTTGCAGATTTGAGAACGGTGTTGTAAAGGCAGAGAGAGCTTCCATGCTTGATCAGACCAATCCGGAACTCGTGTCGGTTTTAAACAATGTCAAGATGGTTGCCAAGGCGCGTAGTCGTGGTAATGAGCTGTTTAGTTCGGGGAGATACTCTGAAGCTAGTGTAGCTTATGGAGACGGTCTTAAGTACGATGGGTCCAACTCGGTTCTGTACTGTAACAGAGCAGCGTGTTGGTATAAGCTCGGTTTGTGGGAGAAGTCTGTTGAAGACTGTAACCATGCGCTTAAAATCCACTCTGGTTACATCAAGGCACTTCTAAGAAGGGCTGCTTCATATGGAAAGGTAAGATTAAACTTGTTATTAACCGAGTTTAGTAGTGTGTGTTTGAGTGACAATGTTAGTTTGAAATATAGCTTGGTCGATGGGAAGATGCGGTTAGAGACTATGAGTTTGTGAGAAGGGAACTACCAGGAGACAGTGAAGTTGCAGAGTCACTAGAGAGAGCGAAAACCGCGCTAAGTCAAGAATCCAAAAGCTTGGGATTCAATAACGAAGTTGAAGCAGTTTCATCTTTGGATAAGTTCAAGAACTCAGTTTCACTTCCTGGTAAAAGTTTAAACACGGAAGACCAGATTGAGATTCTTTTGTATCTGTCTTGCTCAAAGTTGAAACATGGTTTTTTCAGGTGTCTctgtgtttcattttaaatcatCATCAAACCGACAATGCGAAGAGATCTCTCCTTACGTCAACACTTTATGCCTCCGGTAtccattagtacatttcttcatgGTAAAGACCAATCACAGTTTCTTTTTAAACTCTTCTATGTCTTGCAATGTTCTAATCAAGAAAATGAATTGTTACTAGGTGGATGTGGAGGAGAGCTTGGCGTTGGCCAAGGCAGAGAGTATCAGGAAAGTTCCAACGTTTAAGATGTACAAGAACGGAGACAAAGTGAAGGAGATGATATGTCCGAGCCACCAGTTTCTAGAGGACTCTATAAAGCACTTCCTCTTATAATTTGATAAAgcctatcatcatcatcattctctGCTTCACTATAACTAGATCCCAAGAGCCTATATTTCAACACATTAAGAGAAGAAATCTTATGAAAGATGGGGGAAGAGCTATTCTATCATTCAACAAATtgttcattattatttttttctatataacatTTTGGAGTTTGACTCTGCTTGATTTGGCTATATTGCTAAACTGAGCAAATGTTCAGAAGTATTCAAGAAATGCAAGCTTC encodes:
- the LOC106428157 gene encoding inactive TPR repeat-containing thioredoxin TTL3, which gives rise to MSHSRRLSLEPAIDSTSRRFRDSLTLQRHDDDVNKPDFRELDLGSPVSTLTPRVSSSSAAATPTSSSGSSGSVSGKPSVTSQMVKSHSGEISRSAMPTTTTRNLKPGHRRSSSTGTPLIFSGSSFYSGASQSSGATSAVSPSPTVLPAGNICPSGRILKTGMATRSSTRAETLWTGTGNYGHGNVVKSGGGSTGKTNHAVANGESSEELKRLGNDMYRRGSFSEALSFYDRAISLSPENASYRSNRAAALTALRRLGEAVKECLEAVRLDPSYSRAHQRLASLYLRLGEAENARRHLCFSGQCPDQADLQRLQTLEKHLRRCWEARKIGDWRTAVKETDAAIANGADSSPQLVACKAEALLRLNQIEESEFCLSCIPRLDHDQSQAKLFGMVAEAYVLCIQAQVDMALGRFENGVVKAERASMLDQTNPELVSVLNNVKMVAKARSRGNELFSSGRYSEASVAYGDGLKYDGSNSVLYCNRAACWYKLGLWEKSVEDCNHALKIHSGYIKALLRRAASYGKLGRWEDAVRDYEFVRRELPGDSEVAESLERAKTALSQESKSLGFNNEVEAVSSLDKFKNSVSLPGVSVFHFKSSSNRQCEEISPYVNTLCLRYPLVHFFMVDVEESLALAKAESIRKVPTFKMYKNGDKVKEMICPSHQFLEDSIKHFLL